CTATGCACTCTTTTTACAAGACTTTTGCTTAGCCATTTTCAGCAAACAAACATCATAAATAGATGTAAATTATAACAATTAATTACGAATAATTCCATTTTAAATATTATTTCAAACCATCTATTCCACCTACTGCGCTAGACCAGACAAAATTAAATATTATTTTACCGTGTTTGTAGTTTTCCGTTAGGAAAAGTCGCTTATCGCGTAAACTATGGCCATGAAGTTTAGTAAAAGAATTATTTTAAACACGGGTTGCACCCTGCTCTGCCTTTTTGCTATAGAGCGCTTCTGCCGCTGGCAGACGGCGGGCTTTCGCCTAGATAAACTCCACTCCGACTTTGTCTTTCACCCCTCTCTTACCGCCTCTAAGGAAGAAGCGAGCTTCGGAAGTTTACTACAGCAGCGCTTCACCTTCCTAGGAAGCGGCGTGCAGTGCTACGCGTTTCTGGGTGAGGATAATGAAACCGTTCTGAAGGTATTCAAGCACTATCACAACATGCCGATTACCGGTCTTGTAAAGACGATTCCTCTCCCTTCTGCACTGGAAAAGTGGAGAGATTCGATCAGGGAGCGAAGAGAGAGAAGGCTCAATGCGATCTTCTCAAGCTGCGAGATCGCTGGGCACGAATTTAAAGAAGAGACGGGTGTTATCGGCATCCACTTGGAACCGACAACTTCTCTGAAGCAGAAGATCACTCTAATCGACAAGCTGGGCATTACACACGAGATCGATGCAGATACAACGGCTTTTGTATTGCAAAAGAGGGTTGAAATGCTGCCTGAAAAGATCGGACCTAAGGAAGAGATGCAAAAGCGTCTAAAATCTCTTGTTGAACTGATTGCCATGCGCTGCAAAAAAGGCGTACTAAATCTCGATCTTCGCATTGAGCGAAACATCGGGTTTATTGGAGATCGGGCCATAGAGGTTGATATTGGATCCTATAAAAAGCAGGAGCCAAAACGAAGCTCTCACCCCTACAGAAAAGAGGTGAAAAGAGAGCTCTCAAGACTTAGAGAGTGGACCGAGGAGCACTACCCAGAACTTTTAGCTGATGTGGACCATGAGATCGAAGCTGCTATTCAGAATTTTTAAGCTCCTTCTCGCCGTAGGCGCAGTGATTGGAATCGAAAGATTCTGCCACAAGCAGACGCGTGGGTTCTCGCTACCCAACATCTACTCGGATTCAATTGAGTATGCCGCCTCTTCCTCTGATGAGAGGGAGATCGCTCCCCTTCTCTCACAGCCCTTTACCTTCTTGGATAGCGGGCTCGAGTGCTACGCCTTCTTAAGTGAAGATCGAAAGCTTGTGCTCAAGCTCTTTAAGCATCAGCACATCCGCCAGGCAGACCTCATTGCAAAGCTGATTCCCCTCCCCTACTTCATTAAGCTGACTCAAATGAAACAGGAGAGGCTTCTTAGCACCTTTTCCAGCTGCAAGCTAGCCTACGAGGAGATGAGAGAAGAGACGGGCCTTCTCTTTCTACACCTAAACAGGACGGAGGGCTCCCTCCCCGTTGTAACACTCATCGACAAGCTGGGGATCAGGCACGAGGTCGCACTTAACGAGGTGCATTTTATCCTGCAGAAAAAGGCGGACCTACTTATCCCCGCTCTAAGTAACGATCTAAAAAAAGAAGGGAGCAGCAGCGCTAAAAGACGGATCGCCGCTCTCTTTGAACTAATCAGAGTGCGCTGCCAGAAGGGGATCGCCGATCGAGACCCAACTCTATGTAAAAATTACGGATTTCTGGATGATCGTGCTATAGTGATCGATGTGGGCTCTTTCTCTAAAAACGCTTTTTTGCAGAACCCTCAGATCTATAAACGCGAGCTCTTCTATGAAACCCTTCCTCTCCGCTGCCTCCTCTCAAGAGAGTTTCCAGAACTTCTCCCCTACTTTAATGAAGAGTTCGAAAAAGCAATTTCAGGGTTTTAATGCGCTATAAGGTCTGGATTAAGATTCTCTGCTTCTGCTTAGTCTTTAGAGGTGTTGAACGCTTCTGCCATCAGAAGACCGAGGGGTTCAAAGTTTCTAACGTCATCTCGGATCTGTCATATGATCCCAGAAGAGAGGTCTCTCCTCTTGCAGAGAGCGAGATGAGAGAGGTTTCGGAGATTCTCTCACAGCCTTTCACATTTTTAGGAAGCGGCGGGCAGGCATATGCTTTCTTAAGCGCAGATGGGAAGAGCGTGCTAAAACTCTTTAAATACCACCACCTCTCTACCTTTCCCTACTTGAAGAGAGGTCCCTTCTCCTCATTTGCTAAACAGAGAGAGGAAAAAAGGGAGCGATTTTTTGAGAGTTGCAGGATCTCCTTCGAAGAGATGAGAGAGGAGACGGGGCTTCTCTATTTGCAATTGAACAAGTCTACTCACTGGAATAGAAAAATCACCCTCATCGACAAGCTTGGAATTGCCCACACTCTAGAGCTAGATCAGCTCGAGTTTGCGCTGCAGAAGCGGGCATCGCTTGCTTTGAGCTCTTTAAAATCCCTAGTTAAAAAGGGAAAGAGAGAGGAGGCGAAGCAGACGATCTCCTCAATGATAAGCCTTCTTGCTGCTCGCTGCCAAAAAGGAGTTGGAGATAGTGATAGCGGCCTGAGACGCAATATGGGCCTCCTAGATACACACGCAATTTCTATCGACATCGGCTCATTCTCAAAAAATCCAGATCTTCTTCTTCGTGCAAATATGGAGAAAGAGGTAAAAGAGAAGAGTTTGCGCCTGGCGCGCTGGCTAAAGAAGAGCGACCCCGAGCTATCGAACTATTACGATGAAACTGTCCAAAAAATCACTCAGTAGAGGGCTACTGCTTCTTCTGTCCACCTGGGCAGCTGGCTATTTTTGTAATCTTCAGACAGATGGCTTCCGCATTCATGAGATCCTCAGCAACATGCCAAACCGCGAGAGGTGGGAGACCCCACATCTCTCCGCAACCGAGCGGGCCAAACTTCTAAATCAATCTTTCACCTATTTAGGACATGGAGAGCAGTTCTACGCCTTTTTGGGAAGGGATCAGAAGAGTGTACTCAAATTTTTTAGACACGACTACTTAAGTCCAAGACAGCTTCTGCGCTATCTTCCACTCCCTGCATCCTTTAAATCAGCGCTCCTATCATACAAGTCGCGCTATGACCTCTCCCCGCTTTTTGACAGCGCAAAACTCGCATTTGATGAGTTAAAGGAGGAGAGCGGGTTAATTACTCTTCATTTAAACAAGAGCAGATCTGTTTATAAAACAGTTACTATCTACGATAAACTGGGAATCGCTCATTCTATTGATTTAGATTCGACAGAGTTTTTACTACAAAAAAAGGCAGAACCATTCTGCGTAGCCCTAGATAAAAAGATGCAGCAGCACGCTATTGAGAGCGCTAAAAAGCAGATCCACTCTTTAATGGATTCTCTTAAAAAGCAGTATCAGAAGGGCATTCTTATTACAGACTCCTCATTTAAACGGAATTTCGGCGTAATAGGCGATCAGGCTCTAATTATGGATGTAGGCTCCTTTATTCGTCAGAAACAGCCAATGAATAGAGAGGAGCAGAGCATCCAAATCCGAAAGCTGACCTCCCGTCTGGAGAGATGGCTTAAGCACCACTATCCCGAGCTCTTAGAGACCTATGGTGAAGATTGCTTGCTAAAAACTAGCTCGAATCTTTAATTTTCTCTCTCCTCATCCTCAATTTGGTACCGCTATGCACAAACTCCTCGCCTGCTCAATCGCTCTCTCTCTCACATTAGATGGATATTGTGGACCAAACAGATCCCAGATCGTCGCTGTCGCAGAGGGCGAACCCTCGACCTTCGTCTCCTCATGTGTAAATGCTATGACGGGAGACTTTTTTGTTATCCAAGAGGATGTGACGATCGAAGGACAGGAGCCGATCCATCTCTGCCGCTCCTACATGGGAGGCCACGCAGAGGGCAAACTCGCAAAATGGTCTCTGCACCCCCACCTCTACACTTTTATCCACCCAGCACGGAACATGGTTCACATCCCCGAACCTTCTGGTGCCATCCTCAGCTACTCGACGACAAAAAAGATTAAAAAGGGCTCTGAGATCACCTTCAACCCACTCAATGTCAACCTCTATGGAAGAGGGCTTACAAATACTGCCCACGGAGAGCTTTCTGGCCGTAGTAACCTTCGAAACAATAGAGTTGTCCTCTCTCCAAACCAGGATGAGCTCAAAATCTATACAGCGGGCGGCGCAGAGCGCTGCTACGGCGTCATGCCAAACCAGGACAACTCCGATGTGGAAAAGGAGTTTCAAACAATACAATTCTTTCTTCTGTGGGAGAGGCTCTCCGATGGCAACACCATCCGCTATGACTACAATGAAGATAACAGGCTCACACAGATTAGAACGACAAACCCATCGGGCACTAAGACATACGCTTGGGCAAAGTTCCAATATATCGAAACTCCCGAGCTTGCGCGCTTTATCGAAGTGGAAACAAGCAACAACAAGAAGCTAAAGTATCAATTTAAAAAAGTTGACGATCAGACAAAAGCCGAAGCCTTTGTTTTAGAACATGTCACCTCTGGAGGCTTTCCAGAGGATGAGATAAATTATCACGGACTGCGAAAGGCGCGAAGCCCCCTGCTCAGCCAGCGCCACGTAATCGAAGGCCAGACTGTTGCTGCTGCCTACTACACTAACAGGCACAATTTTGTGAATGGCGTCGACATTCTCGTCGATGGCAGAAGCGATCCAAGATATAACCGCGTCAGAGCTCTCATGGCTCCCCTGGGAGCGGATCAAACGCTTGTCACAACACATAGCTTTATCTACCAAACTCCAGTTGCGCAGAAGCACAATGGCGTTACAGAAGTACTAGAGAGCGACGGGAGTAAAAAGGTGTATACCTACTCACCCAAGTTGCGCATTCTTTCAATACAGAACCATGTAAACAGCGATAAGGGGGTTCACCTCCTCTCAACAGAGCAGTACACATGGGGAGAAGATGGCACGAGCGAAGAGAGCCTCCTTCTCTGCCGCACATTTTTGGATCAGAACAACAGACCCGTTTACAGCCGCAGATTCTGGTATGACGCAAACGGGAACGTAGTCCTAGAGAAGTTTTACGGAAACCTTACAGGATTGAAAAATACGCCGGTCACTTTAAACGCAAAGGGTCTTCCTGATGAGAGCGGCGCCGAGTTTTCTGCCAAACATTTCAGCTACTCTCAAGACGGGCGCAACCTTCTACTAAAAAGTGCAGAAGAGTCTGGACGTGTAGAGACCTACTCCTACCTTTCCAACACCGACCAAGTTCAGTGCAAACTGACTTGGGAAGATGGAAAAATTAAACAGCGCGACTTCTATGAGTATGATGAAGATCAGATCCTTGTCCGTGAAATTTCCGATAACGGCAGCAGTGTAGATAAAAAAGATTTAACAGACGTCACAACCCGAAAAATTCGAGTGACTGTCCCAAAGCAGAGTGAACCGTTTATCGGATTTGCAGAGAGAATCGAAGAGCGCTACTTAGATATCGCCACCGGGCAAGAAAAACTACTGAAACGCACAGATTTCCACTACTCTCCTGAAGGGGAAGTTGCGCGTCAAGATGTTTACGATGCATCAAACACACTCGTTTATACATTGAATAAGAGTTACGACTCCGTGGGTAACCTTCTAGAAGAGTCCAATGCTCTTGGACAAGTAGCAAAGTACATCTACGACTCCAGCGGTAATAAGATCTTAAGTCAAGATTTCAGCGGCAAGGGTTCTCAGGGATTCGAATACGACTTTGCTGGCCGCCTTACACAGATCAATGAACAGAATGTTGATGGCCTAATTAGAACGACCTCATATCAGTACGACATGAAGGGAAATAGGGTTGCAACAACGGACCCGCAGGGCAATGAGACGCGCTCTGTTTATGACAGTAGTGGCAACGAGCTTATTCAGCTCTCTCCTTTAGTCCAGGAGGATGACAATAAGGCATCCAACCCAACCTTATATAAACAGTATGATGCTCTTGGAAATGCCACTCATGTGACTAATTCAAAAAGAGAGCTCACGACCACAATCTACAACTCTCGTAGTGAGCCAATCCACATCATCTACACTGACAAGAGCGAAGAGAGATTCATCTACACTCTGGATGGGAAGTTGAAAACCCATATCAATGCTGGCAGAGTAGAGACCCACTATACTTATGACTACGCGGGTCGAGTAGTCTGCAAAAAAATTCAATCGGCAGCTGGTGATCTTCTTGCCCAAGAAGAGATGACCTACGATGCATTTAACCTCCTATCAAAGACCGATGCCGAGGGAGTGGTAACCTACTATAAATACGATGGGGCGGGCAGAAAAATTGTTGAAGAGGTAGAAGATGAGAAAACTCTATTCTCCTACGACAACTTAGGAAGGGTCGGCTGCATCCAAAAAGGAAGTGATAACATCACCCAGCTAACCTATAAAACATACGATCTTATGGACCGTCTTATCGAAGAGCGCGTCGAAAACAGGAGAGGAAAACTCCTCTCTCTCGTCCGCTTCGAATATGATGGAGCTGGCAACACCTCTGCGATCATACGCTATGTAAACAACCAGGAGGCTAGAGAGAGCTTCCTTTACGATGCATTCAATCGTCTGATTGAAAGAGTTGATGCGCTAGGGCACGTCACAAAAATCGAATATGATGATCAGTGGAAAAATGGCTTAGGTCAGCGCGTTTTAAGAAAATGCACTACAGAGCCTCAAGGCATCAGAACTTTTGAGACTTTCGACGCACTAGGCAGGCGTGTCAGCCACGAAAAGGAGGATGCCTCCGGCTCGCCTCTCTCTAAAGAGGAGTTTTTTTATGATATTACCAACAACTTAACAAAGCAGATCAGCACTCTGTTTGCCGCAGATAGATCTCCTCAATCTGTCGAAACTCGTTGGGAATATACTCCTTTAAACCGCATTGCTACATTAATAGAAGGCTACGGGTCGAATGTAGAGCGCACCACTCGCTATACCTACACTGCTCAAGGAAGAGTTCATCAGAAAATCAAGCCTGATGGGGTCATCCTGGAGCATCTCTATGATGATCTGGGCAACTTAATCAGCTTGCAATCTTCCGATGGATCCATCCACTACGCATTTGAGTACAACCGAAGAGGAGAACTTTTAACCTCTTCAAATATGAATAGTGGACGGATTACAAAACGCGAGCTCAATCACCATGGCAAGGTTCTGAAGGAAGAGCAGGAGAATGGGTTAACACTGGGAAGCACCTATGATGTCATGGGACGTAAGACCTGTTCGGCTCTTTCAGATGGTTCTCTGATCCGGTATGGTTATGATCCATTATATCTGAAGAGAGTGATCCGCCACTCTACAGAAGGCCTTCTGATGTATATGCACCACTTTATCAAATACGATCTTGCAGGGAATCTCCTAGAAGAGAGACCGATAGGTGGCATGATAGGAAGGGTCGTCTACTCCTACGATCCTTTGGGACATAAATCTAGCCTCACCTCACCCTGGCTTGAACAGAAGGTCTCTGCATTCGACGTCAATGGGAATATCCAAAAAATCAGCTGGAGATCGCCTAAAAATGAGGGCTCTTCAGAATATCGTTACGATAGCCTTCAACAGCTCGTGCGTGAGGAGGGAGCCTTTTCACACACCTATACTTACGACTCTCAAAAGAGTCGTCTAAGCAAAGATGGCTCTAGCTACCAAGTTGATGTTTTAGATCAGCTTCTTTCAACGCCAGATGCGACCTATCAATATGATAAGTGCGGCAATCTCACTTCCAAACGCTCGTTGAATGAGGAGACCCTTTTCCGTTATGACGCGTTAGATCGTCTCGTTGAGGTTACTGCTCCTTCATCTTGGAGACTCAGCTTTAGCTACGACAGCATGGACCGCAGACAGGATAAAGTTGCCTACGTCTGGCAGGGTGGAAAATGGGTTGAAAAAGAGAAGGTGGCCTTTCTCTATGATGATATGGCTGAGATCGCAGCGGCAAATAGTGCAGGAGAACTCATCGAACTACGCGTCTCGGGCAGGACGCAGCAAGGAGATGTCTCTACTTCTATCGCCATTGAGCTCCCAGGAGAGACCTATGCGACGATATACGACTTGCAAGGCAACCTCAGCGCGGTTGTCTCTCCGGAAAAACGCGCCCTCGTAGAGAGCTATCAGATTAGCTTATTTGCGGAAGAGAAGCGCGCTCCGCGTATTTCACAACCCTGGCGTTTTGCATCCAAGCGAATGGATAGTGAGACCGGCCTCGTTTACTACGGCAAGCGCTACTATGATCCAAAGACAGGACACTGGTTAACTCCAGATCCAAAAAAATAATCTAGAGGCCTAATGAACCTAGACCTGGCCCTAAAGAGCCGGGATTGCGGCGAGGGGCCGTTTAAAAAATCATCAGTTTGAAATAGTAGGACAGGTTCATGTGGGCAAAAAAGATTAGATACGTACTAGGCGTCTTTATACTCCTTGTTGCAGCTGCGGCTGTTTGGCAAGGAGCTCGATTCTTCAAGACAGAAAAAAAAGTCTCCTCGCGTTCAAAAAGTTCTCTTGTATTGGAAGAGAAGCCCTTTGTTATTGTAATCCCCTCATATAAAAACAGCAGCTTTTGCGAAAAAAATCTACGCTCAGTTTTTGAGCAGAAGTACAAAAATTATCGCGTTATCTATATCGACGACTGCTCTCCTGATGACACTTTTGCAAAGGCGAAAGATCTAGTAGAAAAGAGTGGACAGCAGGAGCGCTTTACTCTCATCCGCAATGAAAAGAATAGAGGCGCACTTTCAAACTTCTATCATGCGATTCACACCTGTAGGGATAATGAGATTATCGTTGCGCTGGATGGAGACGACTTCTTAGCGCACGACGAGGTGCTAGTTAAACTCAATCGGATCTATTCGAAAGGCGATGTCTGGATGACTTACGGAAACTACCTAGACTACCCCACCTACAAACAGTCGGTTGTTAGCTGCAAGAAAATTCCCGATAAAGTTGTAAAGCAGAATAGTTTTAGAAAGGCACCCTGGGTCTCTTCACACTTAAGAACCTTCTATGCGGGCCTCTTCAAACAGATTAAATACGACGATCTCCTATATCAAGGCAACTTCTACCCGATGGCCGGAGATCTTGCAATGATGTTCCCTCTACTAGAGATGTCGGGTAGGCATGCACAGTTTGTCTCAGACATCCTCTATCTCTACAACCGCACAAATCCCTTAAACGACCATAAGGTCAACTTTGCCCTTCAGGAACAGTGTGCAAACGCAATTCGCGCTTCACTCCCCTACCAACCGCTTAAGTCCCTTCCAGGCTCACTTTAAGGAGAGTTAAGAATTTACACAGAGATCACAGAGACATGAGAGAAAGAGGAGAAGAAAATCATTACTCTTCTCTGTGATCTCTGTGTAATATCTTTATTCTTCTTCTCTTGTAAAAAGGTCAGAGGGCGCGGCGCGCCTGATTGAGATCTTTTTCTAAGACCTTCTCATCTTTAGGGCTATGAGAGTTCTGGTAGGTCTGAAAATCTTGAGCGATCTTCTGATTTTGCGCGACGAGATCATCGCGTTTCATCCCTTGAGCCGTCTCGTTAAGAACTTGGAGAGCTCTATCCATCACTTCGCGAAACGCGTCTTTCTTGTGAACCTCATCTGCAGAGTTATATTCGATGAGTGCGCGCTGAAATAGATCGATTCCCCGTTTATACTCTTGAGCGTACATTTGAATATCGTGATGGTCTGGTTTACCGGGCCCTTGAATATTTGACATGTTCGACCTTTTTTTTGTTGATCTTCCTCTTTACTTCTCAAAAAATTCCGTTAGAATCAAATAAAAAATGAGGTTTTATGAAATCTATTTTGGCTGGACTCGTAATTTTGCCCTCTTTTCTAATCGCAGACCAGGGCTACCAGAAGACCCCTGAAGAGATCGAGCAAGAGCTCTCATACGATGAGAAGCTGTTTAAAGAGGCCCAGGAGATGTTCAACCCCTGGTATGCGGGCCCACTGCTCACCGGCGGCGCCCACATGATGGCCCCTGGTTCAGCCCTGATTCAGCCCTACGTCTTTGTTACGGACAACTATGCTGTTTGGGATGAGGATCGCAAGACAGTGGACACACCGAGCAGAGTTAACTTCAACCCCTCTATCTCTCCATTTCAATTTGGAATCACAGACTGGCTGGACATGAGCATCAGCATCCAAGGTGATGTTAACTGGCAGAGACATAAACATAGTGGAGGCTTTGGAGACAGCTCGATCTCTCTCGGATTCCCAATCATGGTCGAAGGACTCCATACACCAGCAATTAAGGCGACATTCACAGAGACCTTCCCCACTGGCCGCTACCAGAGACTAAGTCCTCATAAATTAGGCCTCGACTCTACAGGCGGAGGCTCCTATCAGAGCGCATTTGGTCTTAGAATTAGCAAGCTCGTCTTCTGGTCGTTTAAGCATCCGATGAACCTTAGAGCAACCTACACCTATACCGTTCCATCAAGAGTCGAAGTGCACGGATTCAACAGCTATGGCGGAGGCTATGGAACGCGAGGAAAGGTAAA
Above is a genomic segment from Chlamydiales bacterium containing:
- a CDS encoding RHS repeat protein; this encodes MHKLLACSIALSLTLDGYCGPNRSQIVAVAEGEPSTFVSSCVNAMTGDFFVIQEDVTIEGQEPIHLCRSYMGGHAEGKLAKWSLHPHLYTFIHPARNMVHIPEPSGAILSYSTTKKIKKGSEITFNPLNVNLYGRGLTNTAHGELSGRSNLRNNRVVLSPNQDELKIYTAGGAERCYGVMPNQDNSDVEKEFQTIQFFLLWERLSDGNTIRYDYNEDNRLTQIRTTNPSGTKTYAWAKFQYIETPELARFIEVETSNNKKLKYQFKKVDDQTKAEAFVLEHVTSGGFPEDEINYHGLRKARSPLLSQRHVIEGQTVAAAYYTNRHNFVNGVDILVDGRSDPRYNRVRALMAPLGADQTLVTTHSFIYQTPVAQKHNGVTEVLESDGSKKVYTYSPKLRILSIQNHVNSDKGVHLLSTEQYTWGEDGTSEESLLLCRTFLDQNNRPVYSRRFWYDANGNVVLEKFYGNLTGLKNTPVTLNAKGLPDESGAEFSAKHFSYSQDGRNLLLKSAEESGRVETYSYLSNTDQVQCKLTWEDGKIKQRDFYEYDEDQILVREISDNGSSVDKKDLTDVTTRKIRVTVPKQSEPFIGFAERIEERYLDIATGQEKLLKRTDFHYSPEGEVARQDVYDASNTLVYTLNKSYDSVGNLLEESNALGQVAKYIYDSSGNKILSQDFSGKGSQGFEYDFAGRLTQINEQNVDGLIRTTSYQYDMKGNRVATTDPQGNETRSVYDSSGNELIQLSPLVQEDDNKASNPTLYKQYDALGNATHVTNSKRELTTTIYNSRSEPIHIIYTDKSEERFIYTLDGKLKTHINAGRVETHYTYDYAGRVVCKKIQSAAGDLLAQEEMTYDAFNLLSKTDAEGVVTYYKYDGAGRKIVEEVEDEKTLFSYDNLGRVGCIQKGSDNITQLTYKTYDLMDRLIEERVENRRGKLLSLVRFEYDGAGNTSAIIRYVNNQEARESFLYDAFNRLIERVDALGHVTKIEYDDQWKNGLGQRVLRKCTTEPQGIRTFETFDALGRRVSHEKEDASGSPLSKEEFFYDITNNLTKQISTLFAADRSPQSVETRWEYTPLNRIATLIEGYGSNVERTTRYTYTAQGRVHQKIKPDGVILEHLYDDLGNLISLQSSDGSIHYAFEYNRRGELLTSSNMNSGRITKRELNHHGKVLKEEQENGLTLGSTYDVMGRKTCSALSDGSLIRYGYDPLYLKRVIRHSTEGLLMYMHHFIKYDLAGNLLEERPIGGMIGRVVYSYDPLGHKSSLTSPWLEQKVSAFDVNGNIQKISWRSPKNEGSSEYRYDSLQQLVREEGAFSHTYTYDSQKSRLSKDGSSYQVDVLDQLLSTPDATYQYDKCGNLTSKRSLNEETLFRYDALDRLVEVTAPSSWRLSFSYDSMDRRQDKVAYVWQGGKWVEKEKVAFLYDDMAEIAAANSAGELIELRVSGRTQQGDVSTSIAIELPGETYATIYDLQGNLSAVVSPEKRALVESYQISLFAEEKRAPRISQPWRFASKRMDSETGLVYYGKRYYDPKTGHWLTPDPKK
- a CDS encoding glycosyltransferase family 2 protein; translated protein: MWAKKIRYVLGVFILLVAAAAVWQGARFFKTEKKVSSRSKSSLVLEEKPFVIVIPSYKNSSFCEKNLRSVFEQKYKNYRVIYIDDCSPDDTFAKAKDLVEKSGQQERFTLIRNEKNRGALSNFYHAIHTCRDNEIIVALDGDDFLAHDEVLVKLNRIYSKGDVWMTYGNYLDYPTYKQSVVSCKKIPDKVVKQNSFRKAPWVSSHLRTFYAGLFKQIKYDDLLYQGNFYPMAGDLAMMFPLLEMSGRHAQFVSDILYLYNRTNPLNDHKVNFALQEQCANAIRASLPYQPLKSLPGSL
- a CDS encoding transporter, which encodes MKSILAGLVILPSFLIADQGYQKTPEEIEQELSYDEKLFKEAQEMFNPWYAGPLLTGGAHMMAPGSALIQPYVFVTDNYAVWDEDRKTVDTPSRVNFNPSISPFQFGITDWLDMSISIQGDVNWQRHKHSGGFGDSSISLGFPIMVEGLHTPAIKATFTETFPTGRYQRLSPHKLGLDSTGGGSYQSAFGLRISKLVFWSFKHPMNLRATYTYTVPSRVEVHGFNSYGGGYGTRGKVNPGNNSSANAAFEYSFTQRWVFATDLVYVWANKTTFSGKRGRNADGTVAKVGGGSSDQLSLAPALEYNPSPNLNFIGGVWFDVYGRNTSKFISGILSVSYVFNW